In Pseudomonas saponiphila, the genomic stretch GGTGCTGGTCTATCTGGCCTCGCTGCCGTTCGGCCAGCTGTCGGTGTTGTCGATGGGCCTGCCCTTCTGCATCGCCGCCTCGTTGATGCTGGTGTTCATCTACAAGCTGGGAGCCCTGCACGAACAGAAATGGGGCGTCTGCGGCGTGCTCTTTGCGTTGTTCACCTGGGCCTTCCTCGACAGCGTCAACTCCCTGGCCCTGGACATCTACCCCGCGCTGATCACCGCTGGCTGCTTCTACCTGGCCTACTCCGCCGATCTCAAGCAGCAGCGGGGACGCCTGGCGCTGGTGTTCCTCGGCCTGATCCTGGGCTTTTCCCTGCGCGGCCCGATCGGCATGATCGGCCCGGCGCTGGTGGTCGGCACCTATTACCTGCTGAGCCGGCAGTGGCGGACCCTGGTGATCTTCTCGCTGGTCAGCGGCCTGCTGTTCGCCGCCGGGGTCGCGCTGCTGACCTGGGCCGCCTACATCCAGGGCGGCGACGCCTTCATGCAGGAAGTACTGGAGATGCAGGGCCTGGGCCGGATCGCCAGCGATCACTCGCCGCGCTACTACTTCTACTTCAGCATCGGGCTGCTCACCTACAGCTTCACGGCCTTCTATGCCCTGACCGTCATGGCCAGGAGCACTCGCCAGTGGCTCGGCGCCCCGCCGCTGTCGGCGCCGCGCCTGCTGCTGCACCTGGGGGCCTGGTTCGTGGTGCTGATCCTGTTCTTCACCATTCCCAACTCGAAGAAGGCCCGCTACGTGCTGTCCATCACCCCGGCCATTTCCCTGCTGGCGGCCTACATCTTCATCGACCCCAACGGCCTGTTCAGCGCCACCCGCAGGCGCCTGCTGCGCCTGTGCCTGAACCTGCCGACCATCGGCGCGCTCCTGGCGCTGCTGGTGCTGGGCTACAACGGCTTTGCCGCGCGGCCCTTGCAGCCGAACTTCGTCGGGGTGTTCGCAAGCTTTGCCCTGCTCAGCGGCGTGCGCTACTGGATCACCCGGCAATACGCCGCACACCGGCATTACGAGGTCATCGTCCTGGCATTCGGCGTGGCGGCGTTTCTCCTGCTCGATGGGTTCTTCTTCAACGCCATCACCTATCACCTGGAACTGGCCAACGAACCCGACCCCAAGTTCCTGCCTTACTGGTTCTGGTAAGGCGGGCGTCCTCCCCCGAGTCAGCGCCGCACCCTGGGTGCGGCCACATCCAGGCCCGCCCAGCCCGGCCGGCGGCGGGCAACCCGCTGATCGGCATCGCGCAAGATTTTGTAACACTCCCGCGTACCCCCGAGCATGCAACGGAACTGGCACAGTGCTGTCACATCGCAATCGGTAACGGCACAGCTCGTCCGGCGGTCGGCGGCCCAGGTGGCAGCGCCGCGCAACGCACGAGTGCTTGACTGCCACAGGTTACCGGCCTTGGCCTGCTGCCCCCGCGGCAGGCCGTATTCCCTCAAGGCTGAAAGAGCGAACCATGAAGCAAAATATCCTCCTCGTATCCGTCTGTGCCGCCCTGCTCCAGGCCTGCGCCCCGGTTTCCACTACCCCTGAAGGATCCTCTTCCATGCCCGCCAGCACCGCCTCCGTCAGCGCGCAGCCGGCGCTGTCCGCCTACTACTGGCAGCTGGTTGCGGCCAGCGACGCGGCGGGCAAGCCCATCGCCACCCTGGACAAGGGCATCGAGCGCCAGCTGCGCCTGACCTTCACCGGGCACAACCTCAACATCAGCGGCGGCTGCAATCGCCAGTTCGGCGGCTTCCAGCATGAAAATGGCCTGCTCAAGGTGCAGCCACTGGCCTCGACCCTGATGGCCTGCGAGCCAAGCCTGATGGCCCTGGATGGGGAGATCGGCCGCCTGTTCAAAGGCGAGCTGCGCACCCGCTTCGACGGCGATGAGTCGACGCCGACCCTGCAGCTGACCACCCAGAACGGCACGCAGCTCAAGTTCCAGGGCCAGCCGACCCCGGAAACCCGCTACGGCAGCCAAGGCCAGACGCGCTTCCTGGAAGTGGCGGCCAAGACCGTCAAGTGCAGCCACCCGCTGATCCCCAACTTCCAGTGCCTGCAAGTGCGTGAGCGGCGCTACGACGCCTCCGGCCTGCAACTGCCGACCCAGGACAGCTGGCATCCGCTGTACCAGTCCATCGAGGGTTATGAGCACCAGGACGGCGTGCGCAACGTGCTGCGGGTCAAGCAGTACGAATGGAAGAATGCCCCCGCCGACGCCCCGTCCACGGTCTACGTGCTGGACATGGTGGTCGAGCAGGACGCCTCGGCGGCCCACTAAGACGCGCCAGCCGCCCGCCGGCACCTACCGGCGGACCATAAAAAAGCCCCGTATCTTGCGATACGGGGCTTTTTTGCTCTGGGCGGGGTCAGGCCGTTACAGCACCGACTGACCGCTCATCGCCAGGTCCAGCAGTTCACGGTTGGCCACCGCATACATGGCGTAGTCAGTGCCGCTGGCGGCACGGATTTCCACCATCATTGCGCGCCAGCGATCGGCCATGCTCGCGTTCTGCTCCAGCCACAGGGCCACGCGGGCTTCCATGTCCGCTGGCGCGTCGGCCAGTTGCAGAACCTTGATGG encodes the following:
- a CDS encoding ArnT family glycosyltransferase, which produces MESYKKLILQRPCHSIFLIALALFMGLQYKPAVLNYTTRFVDFANYMLQHGMTLFPIADDLQPYPDYTIVNTVLVYLASLPFGQLSVLSMGLPFCIAASLMLVFIYKLGALHEQKWGVCGVLFALFTWAFLDSVNSLALDIYPALITAGCFYLAYSADLKQQRGRLALVFLGLILGFSLRGPIGMIGPALVVGTYYLLSRQWRTLVIFSLVSGLLFAAGVALLTWAAYIQGGDAFMQEVLEMQGLGRIASDHSPRYYFYFSIGLLTYSFTAFYALTVMARSTRQWLGAPPLSAPRLLLHLGAWFVVLILFFTIPNSKKARYVLSITPAISLLAAYIFIDPNGLFSATRRRLLRLCLNLPTIGALLALLVLGYNGFAARPLQPNFVGVFASFALLSGVRYWITRQYAAHRHYEVIVLAFGVAAFLLLDGFFFNAITYHLELANEPDPKFLPYWFW
- a CDS encoding META and DUF4377 domain-containing protein is translated as MPASTASVSAQPALSAYYWQLVAASDAAGKPIATLDKGIERQLRLTFTGHNLNISGGCNRQFGGFQHENGLLKVQPLASTLMACEPSLMALDGEIGRLFKGELRTRFDGDESTPTLQLTTQNGTQLKFQGQPTPETRYGSQGQTRFLEVAAKTVKCSHPLIPNFQCLQVRERRYDASGLQLPTQDSWHPLYQSIEGYEHQDGVRNVLRVKQYEWKNAPADAPSTVYVLDMVVEQDASAAH